The genome window TCAGCCCTGCGTCCAGAGGGCCGTGCTGGTGACAAGCTTGCACTCGGCCTCCCCACCGCCTCACAGCCCTCCTGGGCACACACGGGTCAGAGTAGGTGTCCCGGAGCCCAGCACCCACTCACCCGTCTGCTCTGCTCTCCAGGCACCAAGGGCAACCTGACAGAGGCCGAGGTGCCGCTGGCCATCAGCCTGGTCCTTACCGTGGGCGGCGCCCTGCTGTCCACCTACTTCCTGCTCTGGCAGACGCTGGTGCTGTGGGCAGACTGCATCCTCAGCACCACGCTCCTGGCACTGCATGGCCTGGAGGCCGTCCTGCAGCTGGTGGCCATTGCTGCCTTCGTCAGCTAGGCAGGCGGTACTTGGCATCCCCCACCCTGGGCGGGACACCCCGGACAGAAGCCACGCCCTGGGTGCTCGGCGATGCCTGGTGGCTCCCTCTCAGCTGCGCCAACCTGCTTGACCACCGAGGTGAGTGGGTGAGGATGGTGCACGTTTGCACACAATTGTTGGGATTCCGTGCTTTCCACACTGGTCCCCTTGGAGCTCCGGCGTGGTGTGGGAAGCCCGGGACCGTGGCCCACAGCAGGCCACATCCTGGACGAGCGTACACCGGCTttgcaacagaaagaaaaatgccagggAGCCGGCAAGCTCTGGTGTTTGGGGGGATTTTTGCAGTGGTGGCCCCTTCCCTCTGGGGCTTCTGCGGGGAGGTGGTCTAAAGCCCTGGcactgaggggagggaggcagggagcaggtgAGTGACAGAGAGCAGCCTGCCACTGTCCTGGGCAGGGGCTTCGGGGCTCCAGTCCAGGCCTCAGTCCGAGAAACGTCAGCAGCCCGCGCTGTGCTGGATGTGTCTGCCGACCAGAAGGGCCGGAAGGACTCCGCGCCAGTAACCTGCCTTCCTCTGCCCCGTGCCCTGTCCGCGTTCGGAGTAACTGTTTGAACATCGACACGGCTTCTCTTGGCCGTGTTGTCGAATAAAGGAGCGTGTGTAGCTGCCTGCATTTCTCCTAAGACCGCCCGCTCTTCCAGGCTGCTCTCGATGCACAGAAGCACACCCCGCCCGGGCCTCACCCAGAAACCCAGGGAGCagtgcttcccccttcccccggGAAGCAGCAAAGCCAGGCCTCAGGGCCGGTCCCGGACCTCCACAGAGACCGGCTTTCAGCAGAGGGGTAGCAGCAGCCCACTCTGTCATCTTGTCCTCCTCAGGGGCAAGTGGGAGCAGGAGCTCCCTCCTCCGCCGACTTTGGCTCTGGTCCAGTGCACATCTGTGGCCCCAGGGGCCGCATGTGGGCG of Mustela nigripes isolate SB6536 chromosome 1, MUSNIG.SB6536, whole genome shotgun sequence contains these proteins:
- the TMEM80 gene encoding transmembrane protein 80 isoform X9; protein product: MTQLLLYLSGACWALHLLATLLMILYKSQVFSYPNPYLVLDLTLLLLMGALEVTRLYLGTKGNLTEAEVPLAISLVLTVGGALLSTYFLLWQTLVLWADCILSTTLLALHGLEAVLQLVAIAAFVS